A portion of the Candidatus Melainabacteria bacterium genome contains these proteins:
- a CDS encoding tetratricopeptide repeat protein, which translates to MTEDWRERLKHLEYPAQNQKSADAEPRPQGQTNQNDAQGNLRDAQGSISDLHDNSESLHQSSSDSPSHLNHSRTNPGESRTDLIPPPQTADTGSSSLSFKASRRGAVEAKRQTKDQARPTSTGSFDVAALTERGQQKPPTSEELLKELERFTIAKLLAAHRKQKLLALAAVAGVVLLIIVTIASNSMNSPELTKWCNRACMLAVPLSLVYGLKEGIRWLMKVQPLTAQKLNSLLGWGDPREIAISYIDTADFVSAEKVLEKACKKMSAKQAKQYISAYGLLGLIHAYTGRTDAADTIIRQAQELSESNYKARQTDSNAVLLQMSLNYRGEFHQLMGQYESAHRIYLRTLQLICTELNPDGEAIVSALANLGHVKNLMGQHAEALTLLVRAHEIGQELPHVRETMKAFVSSNLGTAYRGIGKLDESEGFFHGAIALAEGPLGQRELGRIYYDLARLYVTGAQHDLGLGFYQKSTAAYDTWKPLVNPEYLRVLQDYAYYLRSIEHNDDADLAKKKAQQMQQNLRDINNMNQGVVQKINASIVESVQAVHKPSRFPIFWTLFFMWECYSLWLSGLRVAPYREWALLITAGAVLALKLKTKYGPPSRNELSQGASMALLSMVPFARSALPELSQMSKTGIATFVVLVVGAFGIVKALSVPPNTVPSGLLSVEYERLADRLIDEENYNLAAKAFDKAVVDASNKTKNSIERTKTCRMPLKAQPDAAIQMNMDALKLRQDKENDLAFQKWNECMTKYPDFEQPAVHVAEELLKKSKDAKAAEEILNRVLAKNPNYYDALNEMASVKVAEHDSTASMQYTMKAFKALAGEDDNSTQLMEGAFTKLEKAEKELKARKATQR; encoded by the coding sequence GTGACAGAAGATTGGCGAGAACGCCTGAAACACCTGGAATACCCCGCTCAGAATCAAAAAAGTGCCGATGCCGAACCAAGACCACAAGGGCAAACAAATCAAAACGATGCTCAGGGCAACTTGCGCGATGCGCAGGGCAGCATAAGCGATTTGCACGACAATTCAGAAAGTCTGCACCAAAGCTCATCCGATTCACCCAGTCACCTGAACCATTCCAGAACAAATCCAGGTGAATCACGCACAGACCTGATTCCCCCGCCACAGACTGCCGATACAGGCTCAAGCAGCCTGTCATTCAAAGCCAGTCGGCGTGGTGCGGTGGAAGCCAAACGACAGACAAAAGATCAGGCGCGCCCAACCTCTACAGGCTCCTTCGACGTTGCAGCCCTGACGGAACGCGGTCAACAAAAACCGCCGACGAGCGAGGAGTTACTGAAAGAGCTGGAGCGATTTACAATCGCCAAGCTGCTTGCAGCCCACCGCAAACAGAAATTACTGGCGCTTGCGGCAGTGGCGGGCGTCGTTTTGCTGATCATCGTCACAATCGCCTCGAATTCAATGAATTCGCCAGAGCTGACCAAGTGGTGCAATCGTGCTTGCATGCTGGCAGTGCCACTGTCACTTGTATATGGACTGAAAGAAGGCATCCGCTGGCTGATGAAGGTTCAGCCACTGACAGCACAAAAACTGAACAGCCTCCTTGGCTGGGGCGACCCGCGCGAAATCGCAATTTCTTACATTGATACAGCCGATTTTGTCAGCGCCGAAAAAGTCCTTGAAAAAGCCTGCAAAAAGATGAGCGCAAAACAGGCTAAGCAATACATTTCAGCTTATGGATTACTGGGGCTGATTCACGCCTACACGGGCAGAACGGATGCAGCGGACACGATTATCAGACAAGCGCAAGAACTTTCCGAATCAAACTATAAGGCTCGACAGACAGACAGTAATGCCGTTCTATTGCAAATGTCTCTAAACTACAGAGGCGAATTTCATCAGCTCATGGGGCAATACGAAAGTGCGCACAGAATCTATTTGCGCACACTGCAACTGATTTGCACTGAACTCAACCCTGATGGCGAGGCGATCGTGTCGGCCCTGGCTAATCTCGGTCATGTAAAAAATCTGATGGGACAGCACGCAGAAGCCCTGACATTGCTCGTGCGCGCACATGAAATTGGACAGGAACTGCCCCATGTACGCGAGACAATGAAAGCATTCGTCAGCTCCAACCTTGGCACCGCATATCGTGGCATTGGAAAACTGGATGAGAGCGAAGGCTTCTTCCACGGAGCCATAGCCCTGGCCGAAGGTCCGCTCGGACAGCGAGAATTGGGACGAATCTACTATGATCTGGCCAGACTGTACGTGACCGGTGCACAACACGATCTCGGTTTAGGATTCTATCAGAAGTCGACTGCAGCCTATGACACATGGAAGCCTCTGGTCAATCCCGAGTATTTACGTGTCCTGCAAGATTATGCTTACTATCTGCGCAGCATCGAGCACAACGACGACGCAGACTTAGCAAAGAAGAAAGCTCAGCAGATGCAGCAAAATCTGCGCGACATAAATAATATGAATCAGGGAGTAGTTCAGAAAATCAACGCCAGCATCGTCGAGAGTGTGCAGGCAGTCCACAAGCCATCAAGATTCCCTATCTTCTGGACTCTGTTTTTCATGTGGGAATGCTATTCACTATGGCTGAGCGGGCTGCGGGTCGCTCCTTACAGAGAGTGGGCGCTACTGATCACGGCCGGCGCCGTGCTTGCTCTTAAATTGAAAACGAAGTATGGACCACCTTCCCGCAACGAACTCTCTCAGGGCGCATCCATGGCCCTCCTTTCCATGGTTCCTTTCGCTCGCTCGGCGCTTCCGGAACTAAGCCAAATGTCCAAAACCGGCATTGCCACATTTGTGGTGCTGGTCGTCGGTGCATTCGGAATTGTCAAAGCACTCTCGGTGCCACCGAATACAGTACCAAGCGGACTGCTTTCTGTCGAATACGAACGGCTCGCAGACAGACTGATCGACGAAGAGAACTATAATCTCGCCGCCAAAGCTTTTGATAAAGCCGTGGTCGACGCGTCCAATAAAACAAAAAACTCCATTGAACGCACTAAAACATGCAGAATGCCGCTAAAAGCCCAACCAGATGCCGCTATTCAAATGAACATGGACGCACTAAAGCTCAGGCAAGACAAAGAAAATGATTTGGCCTTTCAAAAATGGAACGAATGCATGACTAAGTATCCAGACTTCGAACAGCCCGCCGTGCACGTCGCTGAAGAGTTGCTCAAGAAATCAAAAGATGCAAAGGCAGCGGAAGAGATTCTAAATCGAGTACTGGCAAAGAATCCCAACTATTACGATGCCTTGAACGAGATGGCATCAGTAAAAGTCGCAGAGCACGACAGCACAGCCAGTATGCAGTACACAATGAAAGCATTCAAGGCACTGGCTGGCGAGGATGACAACTCTACACAGCTTATGGAAGGCGCCTTCACCAAACTCGAAAAAGCCGAGAAAGAACTAAAAGCACGCAAAGCGACGCAACGCTAG